One window of the Archangium primigenium genome contains the following:
- a CDS encoding DNA glycosylase AlkZ-like family protein — MAPQIALDFATPSLVHPALAPFHPVVQAWFSERLGEPSRPQVEGWPLIQDWRDVLIAAPTGSGKTLTAFLAALDRLFRLALEGVLEDRTQVLYVSPLKALGNDVRKNLLQPLEELLQRARAAGFSPQELRVQVRTGDTSASERAQMVRRPPHILITTPESLYLYLTAERARATLRGVRTVIVDEIHALARDKRGSHFALSLERLKAITEVRPQLIGLSATQKPLEAIAAFLTGERDEPCQLVQVGHQRPWDLRVEIPDAELGSLATHEMWGQVYDRLLQLASEHRTTLVFVNTRKLAERVAHDLGERLSPDKVAAHHGSMSRELRLSAEERLKAGQLSVMVATASLELGIDVGNVDLVVQLGSTRSIAVLLQRVGRAGHYKGGVSKGVLFAMTRDELMECVALLNAVREGDLDAVRIPEKPLDVLAQQIVAACACEEWDERALYSLLRRAWPYRDLSYEEYEKVLETLSEGVSLRRGRAGVHLHRDRVNQRLKARRGVRITALTNGGAIPDTFTFNVVAEPEGKVVGTLDEDFAVESSPGDIFLLGTTAWRIQRVMGASVMVENAHGQPPTVPFWRGEAPGRTDELSVHVGRLRAELLQRADAPLFLEKQLQVPPPAVDALLAYLRAGQQVLGVVPSQTTLVAERFFDEAGGMQLILHAPFGSRVMRAWGMALRKRFCRTFDFELQAAATEDGLLLSLGEQHSFPLEDIFGFLNPENTEEVLVQAVLQSPLFGTRFRWNATRALSLSRFSSGKRVAPNLQRARSEDLLAAVFPAQVGCQDNHHGADVEVPDHPLVRQTMQDCLREAMDVDGLRQVLRGMKEGRIQLVARDVPEPSVFAHQMVNSQPYTFLDDAPAEERRVRNVVLRRTLPAEDSAAFGALDASAIEQVVRDAAPPLRDEDELHDALLQLVLLPEARVVGRFVAGLAAQRRVAWLEVAGQRYLVPAERIQAVRALFPEAELQPALQPLPGDKPVERDAAVAQVVRGWMELLGPTTVAELAALTSLDATDVDIALHALEASGGILRGRFRPDAVPGGVEWCDRRLLQRIHRLTVGRLRKEIEPLSARDFMRFLFRWHHLEEVDALRGSTGLSKAIGLLQGYEAPASAWERFLLPARMKGYLGDLLERACYSGEVAWGRLTQKEAKPVASPRRGAPVPPPAPEPVRSRAASPNRNASLSFVKREDLDWMLSAARPGMVLADGGVRVPEDLSAPARDVVTVLEQRGACFFTDLCSRARRLPSEVEDALWELVARGLVTADAVQNLRVLQSPAQRKRQKLLQRGGPGRWSLLAPSEPKGEDEVRESLARLFLQRYGIVWRDLVMREALAPSWRELLYVYRRMEARGEIRGGRFVAGFVGEQFALPDAVDVARAVRRQEPSGVRVQISAVDPLNLTGVVTPGPRVPATVGNVVLYVDGVPQGVDDQGDEAEDEDDSAEVAQAS, encoded by the coding sequence ATGGCCCCGCAGATCGCCCTCGACTTCGCCACCCCCTCCCTCGTCCACCCGGCGCTCGCGCCCTTCCACCCCGTGGTCCAGGCGTGGTTCAGCGAGCGACTGGGCGAGCCCTCGCGTCCGCAGGTGGAGGGCTGGCCGCTCATCCAGGACTGGCGGGACGTGCTCATCGCCGCGCCCACGGGCAGCGGCAAGACGCTCACCGCCTTCCTCGCCGCCCTGGATCGGCTCTTCCGGCTCGCGCTGGAGGGCGTCCTGGAGGATCGCACCCAGGTGCTCTACGTGTCGCCGCTCAAGGCGCTGGGCAACGACGTGCGCAAGAACCTGCTGCAGCCGCTGGAGGAGCTGCTCCAGCGGGCGCGCGCCGCGGGCTTTTCGCCCCAGGAGCTGCGGGTCCAGGTGCGCACGGGCGACACCTCCGCCTCCGAGCGCGCGCAGATGGTGCGCCGGCCCCCGCACATCCTCATCACCACGCCGGAGTCGCTCTACCTCTACCTGACGGCGGAGCGGGCCCGGGCCACGCTCCGGGGGGTGCGCACCGTCATCGTGGACGAAATCCACGCCCTGGCGCGTGACAAGCGCGGCAGCCACTTCGCCCTGTCGCTGGAGCGGCTCAAGGCCATCACCGAGGTGCGGCCCCAGCTCATCGGCCTGTCGGCCACGCAGAAGCCCCTGGAGGCGATCGCCGCCTTCCTCACCGGCGAGCGCGACGAGCCCTGCCAACTGGTCCAGGTGGGGCACCAGCGGCCGTGGGATTTGCGGGTGGAGATTCCGGACGCGGAGCTGGGCTCGCTCGCCACGCACGAGATGTGGGGGCAGGTGTATGACCGGCTCCTGCAACTGGCCAGCGAGCACCGCACGACGCTCGTCTTCGTGAACACGCGCAAGCTGGCCGAGCGCGTGGCGCACGACCTGGGCGAGCGCCTGTCGCCGGACAAGGTGGCGGCGCACCACGGCAGCATGTCGCGCGAGCTGCGGCTGTCGGCCGAGGAGCGGCTCAAGGCGGGACAGCTGTCGGTGATGGTGGCCACGGCGTCGCTGGAGCTGGGCATCGACGTGGGCAACGTGGACCTGGTGGTGCAGCTGGGCAGCACGCGCTCCATCGCCGTGCTGCTGCAGCGGGTGGGCCGCGCGGGCCACTACAAGGGCGGCGTGTCCAAGGGCGTGCTCTTCGCCATGACGCGCGACGAGCTGATGGAGTGCGTGGCCCTGCTCAACGCCGTGCGCGAGGGCGACCTGGACGCGGTGCGCATCCCGGAGAAGCCCCTGGACGTGCTCGCGCAGCAGATCGTGGCCGCGTGCGCGTGCGAGGAGTGGGACGAGCGCGCGCTCTACAGCCTCTTGCGCCGCGCCTGGCCCTACCGTGACCTCTCCTACGAGGAGTACGAGAAGGTGTTGGAGACGCTGTCCGAGGGCGTGTCCCTGCGGCGCGGGCGGGCGGGGGTGCACCTGCACCGCGACCGGGTGAACCAGCGGCTCAAGGCGCGCCGGGGCGTGCGCATCACCGCGCTCACCAACGGCGGCGCCATCCCGGACACCTTCACCTTCAACGTGGTGGCCGAGCCCGAGGGCAAGGTGGTGGGCACGCTGGACGAGGACTTCGCGGTGGAGTCCTCACCCGGGGACATCTTCCTGCTGGGCACGACGGCCTGGCGCATCCAGCGGGTGATGGGGGCGTCGGTGATGGTGGAGAACGCCCACGGCCAGCCGCCCACGGTGCCCTTCTGGCGTGGCGAGGCCCCGGGCCGCACGGACGAGCTGAGCGTGCACGTGGGCCGGCTGCGCGCGGAGCTGCTCCAGCGCGCCGACGCGCCGCTCTTCCTGGAGAAGCAGCTCCAGGTGCCGCCCCCGGCGGTGGACGCGCTGCTCGCGTACCTGCGCGCGGGCCAGCAGGTGCTCGGGGTGGTGCCGAGCCAGACCACGCTCGTGGCCGAGCGCTTCTTCGACGAGGCGGGCGGCATGCAGCTCATCCTCCACGCGCCCTTTGGCAGCCGCGTCATGCGCGCCTGGGGCATGGCGCTGCGCAAGCGCTTCTGCCGCACCTTCGACTTCGAGCTCCAGGCGGCGGCCACCGAGGACGGGCTGCTCTTGTCCCTGGGCGAGCAGCACTCCTTCCCGCTGGAGGACATCTTCGGCTTCCTCAACCCGGAGAACACCGAGGAGGTGCTGGTGCAGGCGGTGCTGCAGTCGCCGCTGTTCGGCACGCGCTTCCGGTGGAACGCGACGCGGGCCCTGTCCCTGTCGCGCTTCTCCTCGGGCAAGCGCGTGGCGCCCAACCTCCAGCGCGCGCGCAGCGAGGACCTGCTCGCCGCGGTGTTCCCCGCCCAGGTGGGCTGCCAGGACAACCACCATGGCGCGGACGTGGAGGTGCCGGACCACCCGCTGGTGCGGCAGACGATGCAGGACTGTCTGCGCGAGGCCATGGACGTGGACGGCCTGCGCCAGGTGTTGCGCGGCATGAAGGAAGGCCGCATCCAACTGGTGGCGCGGGACGTGCCCGAGCCGAGCGTGTTCGCCCACCAGATGGTGAACAGCCAGCCCTACACCTTCCTGGACGACGCGCCCGCCGAGGAGCGCCGGGTGCGCAACGTGGTGCTGCGCCGCACGCTGCCGGCGGAGGACTCGGCGGCCTTCGGCGCGCTGGACGCGAGCGCCATCGAGCAGGTGGTGCGCGACGCGGCGCCGCCCCTGCGCGACGAGGACGAGCTGCACGACGCGCTCCTGCAACTGGTGCTGCTGCCCGAGGCGCGGGTGGTGGGGCGTTTCGTGGCGGGCCTCGCGGCGCAGCGGCGCGTGGCCTGGCTGGAGGTGGCGGGCCAGCGCTACCTCGTCCCCGCCGAGCGGATCCAGGCCGTCCGCGCGCTCTTCCCCGAGGCCGAGCTCCAGCCCGCCCTCCAGCCGCTGCCCGGGGACAAGCCCGTGGAGCGCGACGCGGCGGTGGCGCAGGTGGTGCGCGGGTGGATGGAGCTGCTGGGCCCCACGACCGTGGCGGAACTGGCGGCCCTCACGTCCCTGGACGCCACGGACGTGGACATCGCGCTGCACGCGCTGGAGGCCTCGGGCGGCATCCTCCGGGGACGCTTCCGTCCGGACGCCGTGCCGGGCGGAGTGGAGTGGTGCGACCGGCGCCTGCTCCAGCGCATCCACCGGCTGACGGTGGGCCGGCTGCGCAAGGAGATCGAGCCCCTGAGCGCGCGCGACTTCATGCGCTTCCTCTTCCGGTGGCACCACCTGGAGGAGGTGGACGCGCTCCGGGGCTCCACGGGCCTGTCCAAGGCCATCGGCCTGTTGCAGGGCTACGAGGCGCCCGCGTCCGCGTGGGAGCGCTTCCTGTTGCCCGCGCGGATGAAGGGCTACCTGGGCGACCTGCTGGAGCGCGCGTGCTACTCGGGCGAGGTGGCCTGGGGGCGGCTCACGCAGAAGGAAGCCAAACCAGTGGCGAGTCCCCGCCGGGGCGCGCCCGTGCCGCCCCCCGCGCCCGAGCCCGTGCGCTCGCGGGCGGCCTCGCCCAACCGCAACGCGAGCCTGTCCTTCGTGAAGCGCGAGGATCTGGACTGGATGCTGTCGGCGGCGCGGCCCGGCATGGTGCTCGCGGATGGCGGCGTGCGGGTGCCGGAGGACCTGTCCGCGCCCGCCCGGGACGTGGTGACGGTGCTGGAGCAGCGCGGCGCGTGCTTCTTCACGGACCTGTGCTCGCGCGCGCGGCGGCTGCCCTCGGAGGTGGAGGACGCGCTGTGGGAATTGGTGGCCCGGGGGCTCGTCACGGCGGACGCGGTGCAGAACCTGCGGGTGCTCCAGAGCCCGGCGCAGCGCAAGCGGCAGAAGCTGTTGCAGCGCGGCGGTCCGGGACGCTGGAGCCTGCTGGCGCCCTCCGAGCCCAAGGGCGAGGACGAGGTGCGCGAGTCGCTCGCGCGGCTGTTCCTGCAGCGCTACGGCATCGTCTGGCGAGACCTGGTGATGCGCGAGGCCCTGGCACCCTCCTGGCGCGAGCTCTTGTACGTGTACCGGAGGATGGAGGCGCGGGGCGAGATTCGCGGGGGCCGCTTCGTGGCGGGCTTCGTGGGCGAGCAGTTCGCGCTGCCGGACGCGGTGGACGTGGCGCGGGCGGTGCGGCGGCAGGAGCCCTCGGGGGTGCGGGTGCAGATCTCCGCGGTGGATCCGCTCAACCTCACGGGCGTGGTGACGCCGGGCCCACGCGTGCCCGCCACGGTGGGCAACGTCGTGCTCTACGTGGACGGCGTGCCCCAGGGCGTCGACGACCAGGGTGACGAGGCGGAGGACGAGGACGACTCGGCCGAGGTGGCCCAGGCGAGCTGA
- a CDS encoding PAS domain-containing protein gives MSPPRHAYALEQLNPEAFLALRLEATGPHAGDFLCEYANPAAQALLEEDPVGLRLLGARPELAGGRSDWRQVLLTGVPLTRVLPLRRVAGTRRVLTRAARVEEALLAVWLVDVTDTERFMSETAAFEERMLSFVEAMPAPFLALDPHLRFSYVNAAAESWLGKGRQALIGRPLEQEYAGAPGSTLSPQARRVLATGQATRFAERSPSRCWEVTVSPGDPGVLIYLHDITVHRPTALARPLPRAHPGPLAHGGCGGRHGDSRLTSRRRRGRD, from the coding sequence ATGTCCCCGCCGCGCCATGCCTACGCCCTCGAGCAGCTCAATCCGGAGGCGTTCCTCGCGCTTCGTCTGGAGGCAACAGGGCCTCACGCCGGAGACTTCCTGTGCGAGTACGCCAACCCGGCGGCCCAGGCCCTGTTGGAGGAGGACCCGGTGGGCCTGCGGCTGCTCGGGGCCCGGCCGGAGCTGGCGGGAGGCCGGAGCGACTGGCGGCAGGTGCTGCTCACGGGCGTGCCCCTCACGCGGGTGCTGCCCCTGCGCCGGGTCGCGGGGACGCGCCGGGTGCTCACGCGCGCCGCCCGGGTGGAGGAGGCCCTGCTCGCGGTGTGGCTCGTGGACGTGACGGACACCGAGCGCTTCATGAGCGAGACGGCCGCCTTCGAGGAGCGGATGCTCTCCTTCGTGGAGGCCATGCCGGCGCCCTTCCTCGCGCTCGATCCCCACCTGCGCTTCAGCTACGTGAACGCGGCGGCGGAGTCGTGGCTGGGCAAGGGGCGGCAAGCCCTCATCGGCCGGCCCCTGGAGCAGGAGTACGCCGGGGCACCGGGCTCCACCCTGAGCCCCCAGGCCCGGCGGGTGCTCGCCACGGGCCAGGCCACGCGCTTCGCCGAGCGCTCCCCCTCGCGCTGCTGGGAGGTGACGGTGTCACCCGGGGACCCCGGGGTGCTCATCTACCTGCACGACATCACCGTGCACCGCCCGACGGCCCTGGCGCGGCCCCTGCCGCGCGCGCACCCGGGCCCCCTGGCCCATGGCGGCTGCGGCGGACGGCACGGCGACTCCCGGCTGACGTCCCGGAGGCGCCGGGGCCGGGACTGA
- a CDS encoding DUF2378 family protein, whose product MPVSLPTEKRVYAQSVDALFVRALGPHLSREGRRRLKDVGLDLNEPLRPSYALEQWKACLRVAVEDVFPGLPEREAWSRLGERYLQGFRLTAQGRASMSLVTRLGPRPTLERVPHNLRAGNNFNEVRVEELGTHGARLWMRDIAADNPYFACGLLAETLRAAGAEDIQVEPVAREGTSATFRLTWMNATRRPVASGLSR is encoded by the coding sequence ATGCCTGTGTCACTGCCCACCGAGAAGCGAGTCTACGCGCAGTCCGTGGATGCCTTGTTCGTCCGGGCCCTGGGGCCGCACCTGTCGCGCGAGGGCCGTCGGCGGCTCAAGGACGTGGGCCTGGACTTGAACGAGCCCCTGCGGCCGTCCTACGCGCTGGAGCAGTGGAAGGCGTGCCTGCGGGTGGCCGTGGAGGACGTGTTCCCCGGGCTGCCCGAGCGCGAGGCCTGGTCGCGCCTGGGCGAGCGCTACCTGCAGGGCTTCCGGCTGACGGCCCAGGGGCGCGCGAGCATGTCGCTCGTCACCCGGCTGGGGCCGCGCCCGACGCTGGAGCGCGTGCCGCACAACCTGCGCGCGGGCAACAACTTCAACGAGGTGCGGGTGGAGGAGCTGGGCACCCACGGCGCCCGGCTGTGGATGCGGGACATCGCCGCGGACAACCCGTACTTCGCCTGTGGCTTGCTCGCCGAGACGCTGCGCGCGGCGGGCGCCGAGGACATCCAGGTGGAGCCCGTGGCGCGCGAGGGCACGTCCGCCACCTTCCGCCTCACCTGGATGAACGCCACCCGCCGACCGGTGGCCAGCGGCCTGTCGCGCTGA
- a CDS encoding aromatic ring-hydroxylating oxygenase subunit alpha has protein sequence MGSSREEARGAVAPSGLVSVVRLPNSWFILCTSRELGRKPLARMLQGAPLVLFRDAQGKPGALADRCPHRNVPLSLGRVVGGQLQCGYHGWRFDTQGQCRAVPGFTGEPEAKSRCALSYATREQEGFVWVYSTPGVEPTHEPYRFPLLDTPGYSTVRRVLRAKGSLHALLENTLDVPHTSFLHGGLFRTEKKRGEIDVVVRRGADSVEAEYVGEPRPEGLVGRLLAPGGGVLKHFDRFLMPSIAQVEYQLGADSHMMVTSAMTPVEDWDTLVYAVVTFRLPLPHWLIKPFITPVALHIFQQDARILEQQTETIRRFGTEAFASTEVDVLGPSILRLMRQADRDRATLPTEVHETRLKMQV, from the coding sequence ATGGGTTCTTCTCGTGAGGAAGCGCGCGGCGCGGTGGCACCGTCCGGTCTGGTCTCGGTGGTGCGCCTGCCCAACAGCTGGTTCATCCTCTGCACCTCGCGCGAGCTGGGCCGCAAGCCGCTCGCCCGCATGCTGCAGGGCGCGCCGCTCGTGCTCTTCCGCGACGCGCAAGGCAAGCCCGGCGCCCTGGCGGACCGCTGCCCCCACCGCAACGTGCCCCTGTCGCTCGGCCGGGTGGTGGGCGGGCAGTTGCAGTGCGGCTACCACGGGTGGCGCTTCGACACCCAGGGCCAGTGCCGCGCCGTGCCCGGCTTCACCGGCGAGCCCGAGGCCAAGAGCCGCTGCGCCCTGAGCTACGCCACGCGCGAGCAGGAGGGCTTCGTCTGGGTGTACTCCACGCCCGGCGTCGAGCCCACGCACGAGCCCTACCGCTTCCCGCTGCTCGACACGCCGGGCTACAGCACCGTGCGCCGCGTGCTGCGCGCGAAGGGCTCGCTGCACGCGCTCCTGGAGAACACGCTCGACGTGCCCCACACCTCGTTCCTCCACGGCGGCCTGTTCCGCACGGAGAAGAAGCGCGGGGAGATCGACGTGGTGGTGCGCCGGGGCGCGGACTCCGTGGAGGCCGAGTACGTGGGCGAGCCCCGGCCAGAGGGGCTCGTGGGCCGACTGCTGGCCCCGGGCGGCGGCGTGCTCAAGCACTTCGACCGCTTCCTCATGCCCTCCATCGCCCAGGTGGAGTACCAGCTCGGCGCGGACAGCCACATGATGGTGACCTCGGCCATGACGCCCGTGGAGGACTGGGACACGCTCGTCTACGCCGTGGTGACCTTCCGGCTGCCCCTGCCGCACTGGCTCATCAAGCCCTTCATCACCCCCGTGGCCCTGCACATCTTCCAGCAGGACGCCCGCATCCTCGAGCAGCAGACGGAGACCATCCGCCGCTTCGGCACGGAGGCCTTCGCCTCCACCGAGGTGGACGTGCTCGGCCCCTCCATCCTCCGGCTCATGCGCCAGGCGGACCGGGACCGCGCCACGCTGCCCACCGAGGTGCACGAGACGCGCCTCAAGATGCAGGTGTAG